One Clupea harengus chromosome 11, Ch_v2.0.2, whole genome shotgun sequence DNA window includes the following coding sequences:
- the dennd3b gene encoding DENN domain-containing protein 3 isoform X2, which yields MEDHLPPGLLVACVVVGATTDKLKEAYQHQQERRSDFPVLEAEVLQVHVPPFVSKEKATDSVGPSVFGRVQRRRSFIKKKERPALPPGDSSPGGDEATQDISVPNDIDLVGLPQLCFPGGLTVWSEPKEPSFHFLVFTDVFGNQTHGVVLQYCRPVQLFQESFRQQNGLWSKASWHYTAYGVCIISKYPYYNALRDCLSCLLSQLKHCRITDLDQRMKEFSAKLALVPIPPPGDLHLVFNLSPLVIVLPSREDKHHPVVDLDLHLPFLCFQTRELLQIITAILAERRIVFFSSDWARLTVMAECFMLYIHPLHWQHPLVPTLPHQMLDFVMAPTAFLMGCHLSHFEEVSAETDDLILINIDDGTVSSSSSELSDLPAVPSAAAECFRTRRRGLQLHYDLEISQQGGSTAVNELRAQRRLWQQRLNWEIQNISLELIVNIFRGVADHLNYEHRVFNSQEFLKSREPLDQPFYKEVLESHIFHIFLKDRLNRKMDAYTRMEQSTRSEAEKRLKVMIDNLRRPTMKEMRRSSSSENCAPKRMGTSLPNLREERHLGILRHTSVTETPLKIRQKHVKQFQLPDFHPHLSYKYVQDYYADLVGLLGKAISFTPRENSSLLARYYYLRGVVNTMCTRRLDALSDFQNLNHTDVEIFPAELVRALVDSLQHEEQAQVDRRPELKRLVCRVKSSETGEVTVQPTDDHVKKFKMPKTHMPLENFVTHIQESGIVRDVGTIHRLFDALSVGPQKEVDPDVFRVFYTFWKEMEAEAQDVHLPAEVMEQLDNNECVYKISCSVKTNYGVGKIAMTQKRLFLLPDGRRGFVDITKFRDIVEVKISSAQFLLLRIPSLRIKSNLKKEVFEANLRSECDLWSLMIKEMWAGRKMADDHKDPQHMQQALTNVLLMDTVVGCLQSQKGILAASKLAYYDRLKHEVPTAVPKTTSDTLKHRINPSLHLPSQQTVDVLLYTPGQLEKSDIDGDGNPKLWCALSHGRVVVFDAASWSMQQNGIQVGALPLSCMLGLDQEQVWMGSRDSTIYIINARSMSCHKQLTEHRGEVTDLVLEDRQDASHSPTLAYSCSLDGMVIVWDVSTLKMRRQFNLSCHNLTSMQLYNRTLWCCANDCIMELRKTGVVQRKICLLQDPTTPPSPFNGFIVYLERDQIWTSRVDSSELCVWHSENLEKPAQRVQLPDSAGVTSMLKVKNQIWVGCRSLSENQSGVVGKIFVVDVAQAVVEKELLAHTDSVQALCSAEDRYVLSGSACLDGKIAIWKVE from the exons ATGGAGGACCACCTCCCCCCTGGGCTGCTCGTGGCCTGTGTCGTTGTGGGTGCAACAACTGATAAGCTTAAGGAGGCATATCAG CATCAACAAGAAAGAAGAAGTGACTTTCCAGTATTAGAGGCTGAGGTTCTACAGGTCCACGTGCCCCCTTTTGTGTCAAAGGAGAAAGCCACAGACTCTGTGGGACCATCAGTTTTCGGTAGGGTTCAACGTAGACGCTCCTTCATCAAGAAAAAGGAGAGACCAGCACTGCCGCCGGGCGACTCTTCTCCTGGTGGGGATGAAGCTACGCAAGACATCAGTGTCCCTAACGACATCGACCTTGTAGGCCTTCCACAGCTCTGCTTTCCTG gaGGTCTGACTGTTTGGAGTGAGCCAAAAGAACCCAGCTTTCATTTCCTCGTGTTCACTGATGTGTTTGGAAATCAAACCCACGGAGTGGTGCTGCAGTACTGTAGGCCCGTACAG CTGTTTCAGGAGAGCTTTCGTCAGCAGAATGGCCTCTGGTCTAAGGCTTCTTGGCACTACACAgcctatggtgtgtgtataatatcaaaATACCCCTACTACAATGCCTTGAGGGATTGCCTGTCATG TCTTCTGAGTCAGCTGAAACATTGTCGGATAACGGACTTAGATCAACGTATGAAAGAATTCTCTGCCAAGCTTGCCCTGGTGCCCATTCCACCCCCTGGAGATCTTCATCTG GTGTTTAACCTGAGCCCCCTGGTGATTGTGCTGCCTTCCAGGGAAGACAAACACCACCCTGTGGTGGATCTAGATCTACACCTTCCATTTCTCTGCTTTCAAACAAGGGAACTTTTACAG ATAATCACAGCCATCCTGGCCGAGCGGCGGATTGTGTTCTTCTCCAGCGACTGGGCCCGGCTGACGGTGATGGCGGAGTGCTTCATGCTCTACATCCACCCCCTGCACTGGCAGCACCCGCTGGTGCCCACGCTCCCACACCAGATGCTGGACTTCGTCATGGCGCCCACCGCTTTCCTCATGGGCTGCCACCTCAGCCACTTTGAGGAGGTTTCTGCG GAAACGGATGACCTGATTTTAATCAACATCGATGATGGGACCGTGTCCTCGTCCAGCTCCGAGCTCAGTGACCTCCCAGCTGTGCCGTCAGCCGCCGCGGAGTGCTTCAGGACCCG gagGAGAGGCCTTCAGCTTCACTATGACCTGGAGATCAGCCAGCAGGGCGGCAGCACTGCAGTGAATGAGCTGCGGGCACAGCGGCGTCTCTGGCAGCAGCGCCTCAACTGGGAGATCCAGAACATCAGCCTGGAGCTCATCGTCAACATCTTCAG GGGTGTGGCCGACCATCTGAACTATGAGCACAGAGTCTTTAATAGTCAGGAGTTCCTCAAGTCCAGGGAGCCATTGGACCAGCCCTTTTATAAAGAG GTGTTGGAGAGTCATATTTTCCACATCTTTCTAAAAGATCGGTTGAATCGTAAGATGGACGCCTACACTCGCATGGAACAGAGCACTCGCTCTGAGGCCGAAAA GAGACTTAAAGTCATGATTGACAATCTCCGTAGACCCACCATGAAGGAGATGCGCAGGAGCAGCAGCTCAGAGAACTGTGCTCCCAAGAGGATGGGTACCAGTCTGCCCAACCTCAGGGAGGAGCGGCACCTGGGCATCCTCAGACACACCTCAGTGACTGAGACGC CTCTGAAGATCCGTCAAAAACATGTCAAGCAATTCCAGCTACCAGATTTCCACCCTCATTTGTCCTACAAGTATGTGCAGGATTACTACGCTGACCTGGTTGGGCTGCTGGGCAAAGCCATTTCCTTCACGCCTCGTGAGAACTCCTCCCTGCTGGCTCGCTACTACTACCTGCGTGGTGTGGTCAACACAATGTGTACCCGCAGGCTGGATGCCCTCAGCGACTTTCAGAACCTCAACCACACCGATGTAGAGATTTTCCCCGCTGAGCTGGTGAGGGCGCTGGTGGACTCGCTCCAGCATGAGGAGCAAGCACAGGTGGACCGCCGGCCGGAGCTCAAACGCCTGGTCTGTAGGGTTAAGAGTAGTGAGACGGGGGAGGTCACTGTCCAGCCCACCGATGACCACGTCAAGAAGTTTAAGATGCCCAAGACTCACATGCCACTGGAGAACTTTGTCACGCACATTCAGGAATCGGGTATCGTCAGAGATGTGGGCACCATCCATCGCTTGTTTGATGCACTTAGTGTTG gcCCGCAAAAAGAGGTCGACCCAGACGTGTTCCGCGTCTTCTACACCTTCTGGAAGGAGATGGAAGCTGAGGCTCAGGATGTGCACCTGCCGGCTGAAGTGATGGAACAGCTGGAcaacaatgagtgtgtgtataaaatctCCTGCTCCGTGAAGACTAACTATGGTGTAGGCAAGATTGCCATGACCCAAAAGCGACTCTTTCTACTTCCTGATGGACGGAGAGGATTTGTAGACATCACTAAGTTCAGAGATATAGTG gaagtgaaaatcTCTTCAGCTCAGTTCCTGCTTCTGCGTATCCCGTCACTGAGGATCAAGAGCAACCTGAAAAAAGAAGTGTTTGAGGCCAACCTCAGGTCCGAGTGTGACCTGTGGAGCCTGATGATTAAAGAGATGTGGGCTGGGAGGAAGATGGCCGATGATCACAAG GATCCTCAGCACATGCAACAGGCCCTCACTAACGTCCTCCTCATGGACACTGTGGTCGGCTGTCTTCAATCACAGAAAGGCATATTAGCAGCTTCTAAACTGGCTTATTATGACAGGCTGAAACATGAGG TGCCAACGGCTGTTCCAAAGACAACCTCTGACACTCTGAAGCACAGGATTAACCCCTCCCTTCATCTGCCTTCCCAGCAAACAGTGGATGTGTTACTCTATACTCCAG GCCAGCTGGAGAAGTCTGACATAGACGGGGATGGGAACCCTAAGCTGTGGTGTGCCCTCAGCCACgggagggtggtggtgtttgATGCAGCCAGCTGGTCCATGCAGCAGAACGGCATTCAAGTGGGGGCACTGCCTCTG AGCTGCATGCTTGGGCTGGACCAGGAGCAGGTATGGATGGGCTCTCGGGATTCCACCATCTACATCATCAACGCGCGCAGCATGTCTTGTCACAAGCAGTTGACTGAACACCGGGGTGAAGTCACAGATTTAGTCCTGGAGGACAGACAGGATGCATCTCACAG CCCAACTTTAGCCTACTCATGCAGTCTTGATGGCATGGTTATCGTCTGGGATGTGTCTACCCTGAAGATGAGAAGGCAGTTTAATCTGAGCTGTCACAACCTCACCTCCATGCAGCTGTACAACAGAACACTCTGGTGCT GTGCCAATGACTGCATCATGGAGCTGAGGAAGACCGGCGTAGTGCAGCGTAAGATCTGCTTGCTCCAGGATCCCACAACCCCCCCTTCACCTTTCAATGGGTTCATCGTCTACTTAGAG
- the dennd3b gene encoding DENN domain-containing protein 3 isoform X1, which translates to MEDHLPPGLLVACVVVGATTDKLKEAYQKHQQERRSDFPVLEAEVLQVHVPPFVSKEKATDSVGPSVFGRVQRRRSFIKKKERPALPPGDSSPGGDEATQDISVPNDIDLVGLPQLCFPGGLTVWSEPKEPSFHFLVFTDVFGNQTHGVVLQYCRPVQLFQESFRQQNGLWSKASWHYTAYGVCIISKYPYYNALRDCLSCLLSQLKHCRITDLDQRMKEFSAKLALVPIPPPGDLHLVFNLSPLVIVLPSREDKHHPVVDLDLHLPFLCFQTRELLQIITAILAERRIVFFSSDWARLTVMAECFMLYIHPLHWQHPLVPTLPHQMLDFVMAPTAFLMGCHLSHFEEVSAETDDLILINIDDGTVSSSSSELSDLPAVPSAAAECFRTRRRGLQLHYDLEISQQGGSTAVNELRAQRRLWQQRLNWEIQNISLELIVNIFRGVADHLNYEHRVFNSQEFLKSREPLDQPFYKEVLESHIFHIFLKDRLNRKMDAYTRMEQSTRSEAEKRLKVMIDNLRRPTMKEMRRSSSSENCAPKRMGTSLPNLREERHLGILRHTSVTETPLKIRQKHVKQFQLPDFHPHLSYKYVQDYYADLVGLLGKAISFTPRENSSLLARYYYLRGVVNTMCTRRLDALSDFQNLNHTDVEIFPAELVRALVDSLQHEEQAQVDRRPELKRLVCRVKSSETGEVTVQPTDDHVKKFKMPKTHMPLENFVTHIQESGIVRDVGTIHRLFDALSVGPQKEVDPDVFRVFYTFWKEMEAEAQDVHLPAEVMEQLDNNECVYKISCSVKTNYGVGKIAMTQKRLFLLPDGRRGFVDITKFRDIVEVKISSAQFLLLRIPSLRIKSNLKKEVFEANLRSECDLWSLMIKEMWAGRKMADDHKDPQHMQQALTNVLLMDTVVGCLQSQKGILAASKLAYYDRLKHEVPTAVPKTTSDTLKHRINPSLHLPSQQTVDVLLYTPGQLEKSDIDGDGNPKLWCALSHGRVVVFDAASWSMQQNGIQVGALPLSCMLGLDQEQVWMGSRDSTIYIINARSMSCHKQLTEHRGEVTDLVLEDRQDASHSPTLAYSCSLDGMVIVWDVSTLKMRRQFNLSCHNLTSMQLYNRTLWCCANDCIMELRKTGVVQRKICLLQDPTTPPSPFNGFIVYLERDQIWTSRVDSSELCVWHSENLEKPAQRVQLPDSAGVTSMLKVKNQIWVGCRSLSENQSGVVGKIFVVDVAQAVVEKELLAHTDSVQALCSAEDRYVLSGSACLDGKIAIWKVE; encoded by the exons ATGGAGGACCACCTCCCCCCTGGGCTGCTCGTGGCCTGTGTCGTTGTGGGTGCAACAACTGATAAGCTTAAGGAGGCATATCAG AAGCATCAACAAGAAAGAAGAAGTGACTTTCCAGTATTAGAGGCTGAGGTTCTACAGGTCCACGTGCCCCCTTTTGTGTCAAAGGAGAAAGCCACAGACTCTGTGGGACCATCAGTTTTCGGTAGGGTTCAACGTAGACGCTCCTTCATCAAGAAAAAGGAGAGACCAGCACTGCCGCCGGGCGACTCTTCTCCTGGTGGGGATGAAGCTACGCAAGACATCAGTGTCCCTAACGACATCGACCTTGTAGGCCTTCCACAGCTCTGCTTTCCTG gaGGTCTGACTGTTTGGAGTGAGCCAAAAGAACCCAGCTTTCATTTCCTCGTGTTCACTGATGTGTTTGGAAATCAAACCCACGGAGTGGTGCTGCAGTACTGTAGGCCCGTACAG CTGTTTCAGGAGAGCTTTCGTCAGCAGAATGGCCTCTGGTCTAAGGCTTCTTGGCACTACACAgcctatggtgtgtgtataatatcaaaATACCCCTACTACAATGCCTTGAGGGATTGCCTGTCATG TCTTCTGAGTCAGCTGAAACATTGTCGGATAACGGACTTAGATCAACGTATGAAAGAATTCTCTGCCAAGCTTGCCCTGGTGCCCATTCCACCCCCTGGAGATCTTCATCTG GTGTTTAACCTGAGCCCCCTGGTGATTGTGCTGCCTTCCAGGGAAGACAAACACCACCCTGTGGTGGATCTAGATCTACACCTTCCATTTCTCTGCTTTCAAACAAGGGAACTTTTACAG ATAATCACAGCCATCCTGGCCGAGCGGCGGATTGTGTTCTTCTCCAGCGACTGGGCCCGGCTGACGGTGATGGCGGAGTGCTTCATGCTCTACATCCACCCCCTGCACTGGCAGCACCCGCTGGTGCCCACGCTCCCACACCAGATGCTGGACTTCGTCATGGCGCCCACCGCTTTCCTCATGGGCTGCCACCTCAGCCACTTTGAGGAGGTTTCTGCG GAAACGGATGACCTGATTTTAATCAACATCGATGATGGGACCGTGTCCTCGTCCAGCTCCGAGCTCAGTGACCTCCCAGCTGTGCCGTCAGCCGCCGCGGAGTGCTTCAGGACCCG gagGAGAGGCCTTCAGCTTCACTATGACCTGGAGATCAGCCAGCAGGGCGGCAGCACTGCAGTGAATGAGCTGCGGGCACAGCGGCGTCTCTGGCAGCAGCGCCTCAACTGGGAGATCCAGAACATCAGCCTGGAGCTCATCGTCAACATCTTCAG GGGTGTGGCCGACCATCTGAACTATGAGCACAGAGTCTTTAATAGTCAGGAGTTCCTCAAGTCCAGGGAGCCATTGGACCAGCCCTTTTATAAAGAG GTGTTGGAGAGTCATATTTTCCACATCTTTCTAAAAGATCGGTTGAATCGTAAGATGGACGCCTACACTCGCATGGAACAGAGCACTCGCTCTGAGGCCGAAAA GAGACTTAAAGTCATGATTGACAATCTCCGTAGACCCACCATGAAGGAGATGCGCAGGAGCAGCAGCTCAGAGAACTGTGCTCCCAAGAGGATGGGTACCAGTCTGCCCAACCTCAGGGAGGAGCGGCACCTGGGCATCCTCAGACACACCTCAGTGACTGAGACGC CTCTGAAGATCCGTCAAAAACATGTCAAGCAATTCCAGCTACCAGATTTCCACCCTCATTTGTCCTACAAGTATGTGCAGGATTACTACGCTGACCTGGTTGGGCTGCTGGGCAAAGCCATTTCCTTCACGCCTCGTGAGAACTCCTCCCTGCTGGCTCGCTACTACTACCTGCGTGGTGTGGTCAACACAATGTGTACCCGCAGGCTGGATGCCCTCAGCGACTTTCAGAACCTCAACCACACCGATGTAGAGATTTTCCCCGCTGAGCTGGTGAGGGCGCTGGTGGACTCGCTCCAGCATGAGGAGCAAGCACAGGTGGACCGCCGGCCGGAGCTCAAACGCCTGGTCTGTAGGGTTAAGAGTAGTGAGACGGGGGAGGTCACTGTCCAGCCCACCGATGACCACGTCAAGAAGTTTAAGATGCCCAAGACTCACATGCCACTGGAGAACTTTGTCACGCACATTCAGGAATCGGGTATCGTCAGAGATGTGGGCACCATCCATCGCTTGTTTGATGCACTTAGTGTTG gcCCGCAAAAAGAGGTCGACCCAGACGTGTTCCGCGTCTTCTACACCTTCTGGAAGGAGATGGAAGCTGAGGCTCAGGATGTGCACCTGCCGGCTGAAGTGATGGAACAGCTGGAcaacaatgagtgtgtgtataaaatctCCTGCTCCGTGAAGACTAACTATGGTGTAGGCAAGATTGCCATGACCCAAAAGCGACTCTTTCTACTTCCTGATGGACGGAGAGGATTTGTAGACATCACTAAGTTCAGAGATATAGTG gaagtgaaaatcTCTTCAGCTCAGTTCCTGCTTCTGCGTATCCCGTCACTGAGGATCAAGAGCAACCTGAAAAAAGAAGTGTTTGAGGCCAACCTCAGGTCCGAGTGTGACCTGTGGAGCCTGATGATTAAAGAGATGTGGGCTGGGAGGAAGATGGCCGATGATCACAAG GATCCTCAGCACATGCAACAGGCCCTCACTAACGTCCTCCTCATGGACACTGTGGTCGGCTGTCTTCAATCACAGAAAGGCATATTAGCAGCTTCTAAACTGGCTTATTATGACAGGCTGAAACATGAGG TGCCAACGGCTGTTCCAAAGACAACCTCTGACACTCTGAAGCACAGGATTAACCCCTCCCTTCATCTGCCTTCCCAGCAAACAGTGGATGTGTTACTCTATACTCCAG GCCAGCTGGAGAAGTCTGACATAGACGGGGATGGGAACCCTAAGCTGTGGTGTGCCCTCAGCCACgggagggtggtggtgtttgATGCAGCCAGCTGGTCCATGCAGCAGAACGGCATTCAAGTGGGGGCACTGCCTCTG AGCTGCATGCTTGGGCTGGACCAGGAGCAGGTATGGATGGGCTCTCGGGATTCCACCATCTACATCATCAACGCGCGCAGCATGTCTTGTCACAAGCAGTTGACTGAACACCGGGGTGAAGTCACAGATTTAGTCCTGGAGGACAGACAGGATGCATCTCACAG CCCAACTTTAGCCTACTCATGCAGTCTTGATGGCATGGTTATCGTCTGGGATGTGTCTACCCTGAAGATGAGAAGGCAGTTTAATCTGAGCTGTCACAACCTCACCTCCATGCAGCTGTACAACAGAACACTCTGGTGCT GTGCCAATGACTGCATCATGGAGCTGAGGAAGACCGGCGTAGTGCAGCGTAAGATCTGCTTGCTCCAGGATCCCACAACCCCCCCTTCACCTTTCAATGGGTTCATCGTCTACTTAGAG